One window of Candidatus Polarisedimenticolia bacterium genomic DNA carries:
- a CDS encoding MoxR family ATPase yields the protein MEQDIRRINDLVAQKGSFVEPLLSEVRKVIVGQRYLLDRLLIGVLTQGHLLLEGVPGLAKTLSVKTFADAIDAKFQRIQFTPDMLPADLIGTMIFNPRDGVFTPKKGPLFAHVILADEINRAPAKVQSALLEAMQERQVTLGDRTYPLEPPFLVLATQNPIEQEGTYPLPEAQVDRFMLKLKVEYPSKAEERAILDRMSGEALPAVRRVVSPAEILGARDVVNQIYMDDRVRDYIVDIVFATRSPKDYKLDIAPLVAFGASPRATLFLTLAARAHAFVKGRGYATPEDVKSIAFDVLRHRVLLTYEAEAEDVTPEHIVQRVLDTIEVP from the coding sequence ATGGAACAGGACATCCGGCGCATCAACGACCTCGTGGCTCAGAAGGGGAGCTTCGTCGAGCCCCTGCTCTCCGAGGTGCGGAAAGTGATCGTGGGACAGCGCTACCTGTTGGATCGTCTGCTCATCGGCGTTCTGACGCAGGGCCACTTGCTGCTCGAAGGCGTGCCCGGGCTGGCGAAGACGCTCTCGGTGAAGACGTTCGCCGACGCCATCGACGCGAAGTTCCAGAGGATCCAGTTCACCCCCGACATGCTTCCCGCCGACCTGATCGGGACGATGATCTTCAACCCCCGGGACGGCGTTTTCACGCCGAAAAAGGGGCCCCTCTTCGCGCACGTGATCCTGGCGGACGAGATCAACCGGGCGCCCGCGAAGGTCCAGTCGGCCCTGCTGGAGGCGATGCAGGAGCGGCAGGTGACGCTCGGCGACCGGACCTATCCGCTCGAGCCGCCGTTCCTGGTGCTGGCGACGCAGAACCCGATCGAGCAGGAGGGGACCTATCCGCTGCCCGAGGCGCAGGTCGACCGCTTCATGCTGAAGCTGAAGGTGGAGTATCCGAGCAAGGCCGAGGAGAGGGCCATCCTCGATCGCATGTCCGGAGAGGCGCTCCCCGCGGTGCGGCGGGTCGTCTCGCCCGCGGAGATTCTCGGCGCCCGGGACGTGGTCAATCAGATCTACATGGACGATCGGGTCCGCGACTACATCGTCGACATCGTCTTCGCGACGCGATCGCCCAAGGACTACAAGCTGGACATCGCCCCGCTCGTCGCGTTCGGCGCTTCACCCCGGGCCACGCTGTTCCTGACGCTCGCCGCGCGGGCCCACGCGTTCGTGAAGGGGCGCGGCTACGCGACCCCCGAAGACGTCAAGTCGATCGCGTTCGACGTGCTGCGGCATCGCGTCCTGCTCACCTATGAGGCGGAAGCGGAAGACGTCACGCCCGAACACATCGTCCAGCGGGTCCTGGACACCATCGAAGTTCCCTGA